The DNA segment GACTCTTCCCAAACTAATCATTTTATGAAGAGtattgttggaccgacgagctttccATGTTAAATTAACGCCAAACTTGAGGGTGTAGAAAATCAAAACCCATACATAGAATCGTATGATttttactatgggcggcagccacTCTTttatggttgcttctgcatagtcgggctgtagaATATAAACTTAGCGCTAATTGGGAGGCAACCTAGTGTTTTCtttcctttaattttttttattattgttcttgttttgtttttttaattattttttgaaatccAATGTCTTACCCGTGTCTTTTATATGTGCAGTATGTGGCCCCGCTAAGGAAAGTTGCTGTgaaattttgaagatggaggaaaaGGACGCATCATAAACCAAggtagtgttatttttgttttcattgtgtttttgttcgtcctGTTTGCATTTTTTCgttttgcattttgttcattgttctgaagcattgagggcaatgctttagatacGTATGGGGAGTAGACTTGTTTATTTCAGTGTTtgtcatgtttgtgttgcatctgtcatgttttagTTGTTTGCATATAATTCATGTCAGTTTCATTGTTGTTTGCATGTGTGTTGAGTAGGATAATGAATGGAAGCCGATGATGATAGGAAGATATGATTTTGTGAAaaaacactacaaaaaaaactcctaaagacaacatttttttttatgttgtcATAGCCTAGTTAAACCTGTTGTAGAAtccactttttttaaaaaaacgcttaacgacaacggtttttaaatgTTGCCTTTTTAGATACGACAACATATGTACAACGTTTTTTAAATGTTGTCTATTAGCGCGATATACAACAGACGCACAACATTTTTAAACTGTTGTTTTTAAGAGTGATAGACAACAGATTTGCAACATTTTAAAGTTGTTGTTTTTTAGCGTGATAGATAACATTGTGACAACAaattaaaactgttgtctttgactaagatatttgacaacaaaaaaaaaatgttgtctttttaattaaaattacaacAGTTTAAAATTGTTGTGTTTGgcctattttttatattattttgaaaacgTGGTGTTATATTACACCAtgctaatttaattaattaaaaataaaaataaaaataaaaataattgagcTAATTACAACACTTAGAACTGTAGATAAATAAAACCACcatcaattcaaaattcatcgaACGTAAAATTGATTAATTAAGAACACATGAAATTGAACtccaatataaatatttatcatAGTTAGACTAGTCACAATATAATGTACCAACAAAAAACATAAAGGCTGATCCACAAACTCCAGTAACGTCTTTACAAAACTCAAAAAGTACCCCTATAAATGTGACCTAGTGCGCACATGAATTCCAAAACATGTTGGTAGCTTGTTTGGTCTAATTTCTATGTCATTGCAAACTACCtgcgaaaaaaaacaaaacaaacatcAGCCATAATTGTTGAAGTGATATTAGTTTGCTAACCAAACATAAATTATAACAATATTCATTTTGAAACAACCCCGAAAAATAATGCACATCTTGCATGTAAAGGATATTGATAAATACAAATCCTCAACATCCTCCATAGAATAATAGAATGCAGCTTTAAATCGTAAATTTTGGGAGATTAAGAAAAGAAGTTTCAACAGATTGAGGAACATTTAATGCGTTGGATGAAGCAAACAAAAATGAAGCTTCAGTTGTTGATTTGACTCGCGAAAAAAAGAATATAAGAGAAGCGCTAAATGTTGAACTGAAAAATCACTTTCAACTAAAATTCATATTCCTTATTTCATATACAGCTCATGACCTCATTTGAAGATGTAGGCTCGGGAGGGACAATTGCATTTATTGACCGATGTGACTATTTCAGATCATCCAGGTTtcgtatatatattttaaaggcCAAACAAACCAACAAGACATGCTAATTCTGTGTATTACATAGAAACTAATTCAACTTCAGAAAACTAAACACACCTCAAAATTGGACACCCGAGAGAAATATCACAAGCAATCTTCATGGCACTCTTACTATCAATTATCCCAACAACAATTGAGAATAAAACAAACAAGACTCAACATCAGGAAAAGATCCCACAAATCAAGGGTAATTGGAATTGAAACTATTAGGATGCTAATGACAGAGGACTTCTATAATTTACAAATGCATCCAAAATACAAGCCaccaattttaaatttattaatgatTCCACACatgaaatacaaaaaataaaagtcTATGCATaacacaaaatttcacaaaccaaagggcctcaaaacaacaatattaccTCAACAGTAAACCCAAAGCATATACCAAATCATCTTAATTGCATAAATTAAGAATTTATAATCACAGGGAAAAAAAGAAGAGGTTCTAAAATACATACCTAGTCGTAAATATGATCTTGAATGCATTCGGTCGGCTCAGACCGTGCCTCATCAATTTCTTCTCGAGAGTACTCCTTTTTTGTGAACTGGGAACACACGAATAAATTATAATGGAGAAAAACAATCATTACCCAAtttgtaaaataataaatatataacttcaaattatttcagaaaataaatataatattaccATTTCTCGTAGTGAATCTTCCTCGATAGTTGCATCTTTTTCAGTAATTTGTCTCATAAATCTCAATATGTAATAAGCACATTGTTTTGCGTCTGGTTGACGAGGAGCCTATGTTAACAAATGTCAAATTATTAATGACAAAtatacaaaattaaaatattaaatctaaATATAAGTGTGCATACCTGTATTACTACCCATTGCACATGTTTTCTTCCTTTCCTCCCTTTGTTTGAGTTAAACAATCTTAACGCCCTACGTATATAGATTGACAAAAATTGATATATAAGTTTTTGGTTGAAGATATTCAATACTGAATAAAAACTGAATGTGAGCTCACATTTCAACAACATATTTCCAATCCTCATGACGAATGCGATGACTTAAAGAATCATACAGATAAACCACCTCTTTGTAAGGTTCAATAACAGTGAGAATCCAATGGCCACTACGCAAAAACACATAATTAGTGCATAAAATTGACTTAATTGTTCAAAAGAAATTTAAAGTGAGACTGTCATTTTTACTCACCTGCTACAACttggtaccaaaatcaattgaTTTACCAATGCACTACTCAGCCTATCCGCTAGAGAACTCGCCCTCCGATTCAAGTGTTCAGTTTTACCTATTTTGTCGTATGTGGTTCTTTGCCAATTCGGGATGCTGTGTGGATTTACAAATCTGAATTTATCAATCTTGTTTTCTTTCACCATCTTTTGATAAAGATACCTACCAAattaaatacatatatataataataataaactaataaaataacaaacaatGTTTAAGTGAATCGAAGACTTACCATACGTAGACAACCACACACTTTCCAGTAATTTCCTCCAAGTGATACAAAGGATTAATGTCCTCTAGATGCAAGTTAAGTTCATAATCATCCTCAAATACTCCATGATCTAAAATAAAAGACAATTTCCTTCCATTGTCAAGAGCACGCTTACAGTAACAGTACAACAGGCGCATTAAAAGATTttgtttttgctcttgacttgacatgagaaaccttaggttgaaccgtgaatatttttaatcattcctgttagaccagtgaattgtagcgataaaattgatgaagtttgtgtctgtttgaccattgcatggCACTAGGTGTTTAGTGATCTTAATTGTGTCCTGTGAATTCTATGATCCTCTAACAattgcacttatgatcttgggcgcaccacaattttttaaaatttttttgaaattgatAAATGTTTTGGAAAAATTCAACTCCATCCAGGTCATGAacaaggaattgaaatcctaattaccttgtccttggctaagtttgcggattaaatggggttacTTTTCTTAAAGAAATAATttggtttttgaaaattaataaaaattccaTCCGGGTTTCTAAAAAGGGATTGTAATCCTAATCGTCTGGTTAgaagctaagtttgcgggttaaatgggattgtcgctccatccgggctatagatgaggggattgaaattcgaatcctaccacagttatagctaagtttgcgggtaattattggggctttaaaattttcgggtgcaaaatccgacgatGCGTAATAATATATCTCAATGAAGGTGTGTTTTGTTAGAGGTAATTGGGAGGAATGGATGCATGCGAGTGACCTTTGTACTGGTGTGTtaataggtcgctaagcagtcttAAAACGGATTCTTtaaaagttgcatgaaacttgtagtgacccatcccggatccactacctttacagagttaagagaataattaagcatgcattaaataaatcgatgcggaagtcttaaatacaaaaagaccggcgaaatacaaccggctaaacaaactcgattatacaacccaatcgaatttaaataaaacctacagctaatcctgctgtcttcaaggtcactggctactccagactcctggtgctcaatcctgcacctacacctgccccgtcaaatagggtgtccaaatatacagaaaatactggacatgagctctaagctcaatacgaaagcacggataaacatacaaatatgatgcatgcaaatgacagggaatccatatctgggataactgtatacaaactgctcggactggcgcctggaatataagctcgtcacatcggggtagctaaccactgtgtgcgaccactcattcccaaatcccggacgcggaccacggagtcctctagatatcatcaagtctacaatgcaaatactcatgcatcaatcaataagctctaaaagccttactaagctattgcatactcctaaataatttaaggagaccatagctatacctgcatccgtcgtcagcccactgatggcgactatcccgcaactaggggcacacccctgctgcagctccacagcctcgagcactgctccgctaaacgagtactgctcagctactatgtcagacactgtctggcTATACTagaatatatttcctactccaactctaaaataagagtacccaaagccctaaaatagagctactaggcgaaggagaggaactcggaattggcaagaaatgaggagctcggacctcatatttataggcatcgatcggaagctccgttcctcgatcggaagctccgttcgtttagatcggaagctccgttccccgatcggaagttccgttctctacgtgtcaattcggtccacatgcaaccacacacctgtcaccgacagccatcggaagctccgatcttgatcgaacgttccgatctccctgcttccgatgtggttccgaactcaccaagatcggaggctccgatcctggatcggtggttccgatcccactcgagtcatgaaaccctctaagccattttcgagtgtcctggatccatttctggaatccgttaacccttctggaatttccttaatcatgttttacttaatcccgacatgattatacgatttaattactcattactcattaatcattagttttggatacgggccactacattcccaccaccttaaaaggatttcgtcctcgaaatctaaggtaaacctcggaaTATAGTACAAACCACTTGTCCAATTCAACAATAGTTCCAGTTCCAAATATtgggtcgaataaccttcgacggacccaatccttgataaaatagtgtaacactattgactaccgtcagttatccatcgataacctcaacaacacggcaccttcggtccaaattgcccattgaatcagtcacactgcctacaaatcttagcgatgacacccTTGCTAAGATAGTAATTAATCAACAGTTATCTATAGATGTGTACGAACTCCATCGCAGTCCAACTAGAGaacaagatacaacacattgtatctcactggtctaacggtaacatcTCATCTCTTGATGTTATCGAAAAGCCCTAAACAATCGACCTAGATTCAactctcggtcaaatcctagatatcctttTTTTTCAAGAACTCGAGTGAGTTACTTTTTATCATgaaggataaaatatattttccaaaacagtaccttatgcgaatagaaatggcagCTACCGGCCACCCGCTCGCAGAGCAATCGCACCACTGCACGCGACTCTAACCATTTGAAATTCTTAGAATACttgcgataaaccttgatccgaatctctccatcgtagatagcatctactcgattacattagtcatcctgccatggataacaacaaaatcctgacatttcctggcgtcatagtatgtactttcagtactcaccCTGCCATTGGCCAACAAATGTTCCCAAGGAACAACAACTAGCAAACAAAGATTACTAACCCCAATTGTGATAAGATccttatacacaatttcttgtctaaaagcattcttcgaggtcgtcgtctcgaaattcactaacatcatgctgaaactcccagatggaccacaccatcctcagcagtagtctcaatcagatgtttacttccatatcagaactagagatagtattAACGAAAACGATTCCGGCTAATCCTAttccagataaccaaacc comes from the Henckelia pumila isolate YLH828 chromosome 1, ASM3356847v2, whole genome shotgun sequence genome and includes:
- the LOC140894361 gene encoding uncharacterized protein — encoded protein: MRLLYCYCKRALDNGRKLSFILDHGVFEDDYELNLHLEDINPLYHLEEITGKCVVVYVWYLYQKMVKENKIDKFRFVNPHSIPNWQRTTYDKIGKTEHLNRRASSLADRLSSALVNQLILVPSCSSGHWILTVIEPYKEVVYLYDSLSHRIRHEDWKYVVEMALRLFNSNKGRKGRKHVQWVVIQAPRQPDAKQCAYYILRFMRQITEKDATIEEDSLREMFTKKEYSREEIDEARSEPTECIQDHIYD